The following proteins are encoded in a genomic region of Sesamum indicum cultivar Zhongzhi No. 13 linkage group LG8, S_indicum_v1.0, whole genome shotgun sequence:
- the LOC105167782 gene encoding benzyl alcohol O-benzoyltransferase-like: MASPNALTFKVTRKNTELIPPAKPTPHEFKPLSDIDDQEGLRFQLPLIAFFPKNPAMDRKDPVKVFRDALAKALVFYYPFAGRLRETAGRKLVVECTGEGALFIEADADVGLQQFGDTLQPPFPCLEELLYDVPGSGGMVNCPLLLIQVTRLKCGGFIFAFRANHTMSDGFGLFQFASTMAELARGAEIPSVLPVWQRHLVSARDPPHVSYMHDEYENIPDAKETLIPLENMVQRSFFFGPGEISALRRHLSPHLRRCTTFELLAACIWRCRTIAISPDPNEEVRILCFVNGRRLFNPLLPAGYYGNVVATPLAISTAENLCKQPLNFALELVMKAKSKVTEDYIKSVANLMIIRGRPHFAVDMRTYIVSDLTHVASDNLDYGWGAPVFGGPAKGGAGVIPGLLSFHIPIKNIKGERGKLVPICLPANAMEVFVKELETMVKRDDDTDLGDAPKSSIFKGRTRL; this comes from the exons ATGGCATCACCAAATGCTTTAACCTTCAAGGTTACAAGGAAAAATACAGAGCTGATCCCTCCAGCGAAACCCACACCCCATGAATTCAAACCTCTCTCCGACATCGACGATCAAGAGGGCCTCCGCTTCCAGCTTCCCCTCATCGCATTCTTCCCGAAAAATCCCGCCATGGACAGAAAAGATCCCGTCAAGGTCTTCCGCGATGCCCTGGCCAAGGCCTTGGTTTTCTACTACCCATTCGCCGGGCGGCTAAGGGAGACGGCCGGTAGGAAGCTGGTGGTGGAGTGCACGGGCGAGGGCGCACTGTTCATTGAAGCAGATGCGGACGTGGGGCTGCAGCAGTTCGGCGACACCCTTCAGCCGCCGTTCCCATGCCTGGAGGAGCTTCTCTATGATGTCCCGGGCTCCGGCGGTATGGTGAATTGCCCTTTGTTGCTTATTCAG GTCACGCGCTTAAAATGTGGTGGGTTTATCTTTGCTTTCCGCGCCAATCACACAATGAGCGATGGTTTTGGACTTTTTCAATTCGCATCCACCATGGCTGAACTCGCCCGCGGCGCTGAAATCCCTTCTGTCCTCCCAGTTTGGCAAAGACACCTTGTCAGCGCGCGTGACCCGCCGCACGTGTCGTACATGCACGATGAGTACGAAAACATCCCTGATGCCAAGGAAACTCTCATCCCACTTGAGAACATGGTTCAACGCAGCTTCTTCTTTGGGCCAGGCGAGATCTCCGCCCTTCGTCGCCACCTCTCGCCGCACCTCCGTCGCTGCACCACCTTCGAACTTCTAGCAGCTTGCATCTGGCGCTGCCGCACAATCGCTATCTCTCCAGACCCTAACGAAGAGGTTAGAATCTTATGCTTCGTGAACGGACGGAGACTATTCAACCCGCTGCTCCCTGCTGGCTACTACGGCAATGTTGTTGCTACCCCTCTCGCGATCTCCACCGCCGAAAACTTATGCAAACAACCGTTAAATTTTGCACTGGAGCTCGTGATGAAGGCCAAATCTAAGGTAACAGAAGACTACATAAAATCAGTGGCAAATTTGATGATCATCAGAGGACGGCCACATTTCGCAGTCGACATGCGAACTTATATAGTATCTGATCTGACACATGTGGCCTCTGACAATTTGGACTATGGGTGGGGCGCTCCAGTGTTCGGCGGTCCGGCGAAGGGTGGCGCCGGCGTGATTCCCGGGCTTTTGAGTTTTCACATACCTATTAAGAATATCAAGGGTGAGAGGGGAAAACTAGTTCCTATTTGCTTGCCGGCGAATGCCATGGAAGTATTTGTGAAAGAGCTGGAGACGATGGTGAAAAGGGATGATGATACTGATTTGGGTGATGCTCCGAAAAGTTCAATTTTCAAAGGTCGTACGAGGCTTTGA